A single region of the Malaclemys terrapin pileata isolate rMalTer1 chromosome 4, rMalTer1.hap1, whole genome shotgun sequence genome encodes:
- the PRR33 gene encoding proline-rich protein 33 yields MLITVTPPYEPASLHPQILPPAILPKPGKDNLRLQRLLKKVAKKNAPLASQQAKSFRSNLSPVSEASPDLEHSERSSPLKTLETSTHITIRLPPRFSIKPVIHHVSSPFPKAKPFTLKVTEQRRISEHLKLSVSPAASPVHRQSPWQPKGETKPDTPTQLPSPQAHCVFVFPDPPVSISPVIEAQVEVTHVTKVHARAHSVQAPRAKTPLPDQSSTVLSSEDKQPLAAHTGKSHSEPPAGLAPITLNADETGAATPKSKDSMLPTMTAEPPYKTLQSSTPREPVGTAFPSPRMPDPQFSRPEIPGSATARSQTEWVPELPEPHSKSLRPMTPPTAQKQEATEPADNTRAFSTERKEDLVIPPQPTSTIPSASPFPKAESPPPSVEKARPLTAKLSGWSRLKKHLTVEPEGPQFPETKPAKPEQEEAGSKAEGSQGNASQDNRLIKSRATKMWDAILYQMTALKRRKQQEEEKGIRKEEGFSFRCRLPLLHRPRFDARKLKELASKPMTKITTMLESSLLHHKTPEEPKNFNRTASGWQLK; encoded by the coding sequence ATGCTGATCACTGTAACACCACCTTATGagccagcatccctccatccacaGATTCTACCCCCTGCTATACTACCGAAACCCGGGAAGGACAATCTAAGGCTCCAGAGACTCTTGAAGAAAGTTGCAAAGAAGAATGCACCACTAGCCTCCCAGCAAGCCAAATCGTTCCGGTCCAACCTCTCCCCAGTGAGCGAGGCCAGCCCAGACCTAGAGCACAGCGAGCGCTCATCTCCGCTGAAGACCCTAGAAACATCGACGCACATCACCATCCGCCTCCCTCCCCGGTTCTCCATCAAGCCAGTCATCCACCATGTCTCATCTCCTTTCCCCAAGGCCAAGCCATTTACGCTCAAAGTAACCGAGCAGAGGAGAATCTCTGAACACCTCAAGCTCTCTGTCTCTCCAGCAGCATCCCCTGTGCACAGGCAGTCCCCATGGCAACCAAAAGGGGAGACAAAACCAGACACGCCCACCCAGCTACCTTCTCCACAGGCACATTGTGTATTTGTTTTCCCTGACCCTCCTGTTTCCATCTCACCTGTCATAGAAGCCCAAGTGGAGGTTACTCATGTCACCAAAGTGCATGCGCGTGCCCATAGTGTGCAGGCACCCAGAGCAAAGACCCCCTTACCAGACCAGTCGTCTACAGTTCTCAGCAGTGAGGACAAGCAGCCTTTGGCAGCCCATACTGGCAAAAGCCACTCAGAGCCACCTGCAGGGCTGGCACCAATCACTCTGAATGCTGATGAGACTGGAGCTGCTACTCCAAAATCAAAGGACTCCATGCTTCCCACCATGACAGCAGAGCCCCCCTACAAAACCCTTCAGTCTTCAACTCCCAGAGAGCCTGTTGGGACTGCTTTCCCCAGTCCTCGGATGCCGGATCCCCAATTCAGTAGACCAGAAATCCCAGGAAGTGCCACAGCAAGATCCCAAACCGAGTGGGTTCCTGAACTTCCTGAGCCACACAGCAAAAGCCTAAGGCCAATGACTCCCCCTACAGCTCAGAAGCAAGAGGCCACAGAGCCAGCTGACAATACAAGGGCTTTCTCcacagaaagaaaggaagatcTGGTCATTCCACCACAGCCAACATCCACCATTCCCAGTGCCAGTCCATTCCCCAAAGCTGAGTCTCCACCACCATCTGTGGAGAAGGCCAGACCTCTTACAGCCAAGCTTAGCGGATGGTCTCGCCTCAAGAAGCACTTGACAGTGGAACCCGAGGGGCCCCAATTCCCAGAAACCAAGCCAGCCAAGCCTGAACAGGAGGAAGCAGGAAGTAAAGCAGAAGGCTCTCAAGGTAATGCCAGCCAAGACAACAGGCTGATTAAATCAAGGGCCACCAAAATGTGGGACGCCATTTTATATCAGATGACAGCCCTCAAGAGGAGAAAGCAACAAGAGGAAGAAAAAGGGATAAGGAAAGAGGAGGGATTCTCATTCCGGTGCCGCTTGCCCCTTCTCCACAGACCACGTTTTGATGCCCGGAAACTGAAGGAGCTGGCTTCCAAACCAATGACGAAGATCACCACCATGTTAGAGTCGAGCCTGCTCCACCACAAGACACCTGAGGAACCCAAGAATTTTAACAGGACTGCATCAGGGTGGCAGCTCAAGTGA